From the genome of Turicibacter faecis, one region includes:
- a CDS encoding IS3 family transposase translates to MKQIYFEFRRRYGAIKIHRQLIKEGHSISLKRVQRLMKSVGLISIIQKKYTLIKNLKNLF, encoded by the coding sequence ATCAAGCAGATTTATTTTGAATTTCGTCGTCGATATGGAGCGATTAAGATACACCGTCAATTGATTAAAGAGGGACACTCCATTAGCTTAAAACGCGTTCAGCGATTAATGAAATCGGTTGGATTAATCTCGATTATTCAAAAGAAATATACCCTTATAAAAAACCTAAAA